The genomic stretch ATTTCGGGTTTTGGCAAATTGGAGAACGAAGCGCGTGTAATCCGGTTGTTGTAAACCATATTCGAGGTGTCCGGTCATCCGAAGATGAACATGAAAAAAACCGGAAGGTTCCAGTTGGAAGAAGAGGTATTTCCCGATTCGCAACAGAGCAACGATCCGTTTATCGAGGAGTTTCTTAGTAAAGATTCGCGGCGAAGGTGTTGCGATTTGTCGGGGTAAGAGAATTTCAACCGCAGAAATCCGTTTCCCGAGGAGATGCGGTTCGAGTTTCCGACGGATCGATTCTACTTCGGGAAGTTCTGGCATTTTTTACTTGTTCAACATTATATATGGACAGACAAGAGTGTCTGTCCTACGGTAACTTCTACCCCATCCGCTTTACAGTGTCACGCACCGCGTCGGCAATCGCTTCGCGGGTTGGCGTGACTCCGAGAATCGACTTGCAATTGGCGCAGCGGACAATCGCAACCGGAAACGCACCGCCCGAGGAAGGGAGATTCCGGGTTTCCGATTCGATACCGGCATTTTGTTTGCAATGCGGGCAGACTCCAATGAGCGGGATACCAAGCATTTCTTTTTCCTATTTTATTTTGCAGGGGTGAACACAAGGTTCGCCCGTACACGAAAACTGTTGTTGGGACAGTCAGGAGTGTCTGTCCTACAGAGATTACTTCAGGAGATCAGCCGCCCACCAATCGAGTTTCTCTTTTAAGGCGTCGCTATAACCTTTTTCCTCGAACCGAAGTTTTCCTTCCTTATCGATAACGCAAAGGTAAGGGATACCGGTGATGCCGTAGGCTTTCGCCGGTTCGTCGCTCCCAAACACGAGCTTCATCGAGTAGTTATTGTCTTTAATGAATTTCGTCGCTTTCGGACGGTCGTTCTCCCAGACGTTGATGGAAAAGACTTTTACTCCCTTTGGCATCCGTTTCTTCATGAACTCATCGAGCACCGGCATTGCCATTCGACAGGGACCACACCACGTCGCCCAGAAGTCAAGAATCACAACGTTTCCCCGTAAATCTGCCAACCGGATGGTATCCCCCTTGCTATCGGCGAGCGCCCAGGTGGGAGGAGTCCGGTCGATTTTTTCGGCTAATACGGCAGTCCTGCGATCCTCAGCTTTCCGCGACCACCCCTCGGCGAGCTTCTTGAGCATCGGTTCCCAACGAGGATCCGAGTGTATAGAGGTGAAATCTTCATCGCTTTTCACCTGATCAGCCGACATCGAACCTTGCTGTGCGATCACTTCAAGAGTTGCGAATGCGTCATCCGGGAGATTCGCCAATGCTTGGTAAAACGCCAGCATGTACAGCAACATGGAGTTTTCTTCGTACTTCGGGAGCGATTTCAAGTAGTCGACGATTTTGTCGTAGGCTTTTACCTGCCGCAGGGCGCCGGTGTAACGTTCCACGATGTACTCTTCGCGCTCCTTTTCACTTAGCTTTTGCGCTTCGACGATTTTATCGGTGTCCTCTTCGAGTAGTTTTTTCGCCTCGTAGAACTTTCCTTGCCGCGCGAGTAAAATCGCTTCCTGGTTCACGCTTGCCCATCGTTGCTTGCTATCGCGAGCGGTTGTGAGCAGCTTTTTCGCATCATCGAACCTGCCGCGGAAGAGATAGAATGAAAAAAGCTGTTTCATCGATTCTTCCGAGGTTTCGGTTACCAACACCGGATACTTCTCAAGGAGTGGCTCATCCATCGTCAGCCACTTCTCGAATTCCTTCTTCAATTCGGCGGGAGCAGAACCATCGATTAACGAAGAGTAGGAGGAAAGTAGGAGTCGGTAACCATAATCGGCGTCGGGTACCGCTTTTACTACTCGCCGAGCAATCGCAGCCCGCGATAACAGATTCCTCTCCCAGCGACCAGAGAGATATTGGTACTTCGCGCTGGTTGGTTCTTTTGCGAGCATTTCGGCAAGCCACTTCGTAGCGCTGCTGGAGTCGATTTGCTTCCATTGTTCGATGGCATTTCGCCATAAATCTGGGGAATTGTAGGTTTGAATTACTTCACTACAGTATGCCTTCCGAGCCTCCATCGATGGTTTCTCGGCGAGGTTCTTCGAAAAAGCATCAAGGGTTAAATCGGTAGCGAATGCAAAAGAAGCAAGTGCGAGAAAAGCGATTAGTATTGGATAGCGGATTTTGGATAGCATGATCACTCCAGATAAGACGCCCCAAAGTAATCGCACAGACGATTCGTTGCAATCAAATCGACCCACTTAGAAAATTGAACTCGCCACGAATCCGATTGCAATACGAAATACAATACTACACAACAATTCTCCGCAGCGCTGCAATCCGTTCGAGCGTTGGTGGATGATCGTAATGGAGCATTACTACCAACGGGTGTGGCGTGAGGTTCGAGAGGTTTTTCACTGAGAGTTTTTTGAGTGCGAGCACCATCGATTCGGGACTTGCGGTAGTCTTCGCGGCAAACGCGTCTGCTTCGAATTCGTGTTTCCTCGCGAGCGCATTGGTTAAAATTCCGAGTAAGGTTTGTATTGGAGAGAAGAGCATCGCGAAAAACACCAAACCCGCATAGACCGATAGTTCTTCCATCCGAAATGCCGCAAAGAGCCCTTCGTTTGCCAGAAAGAACGTACAAAGCCAACACCAAAGCCCAATTGTGAGAAACGAAATCGTCACTCTTTTCCATATATGATGGCGCTTGTAGTGTCCAATCTCATGAGCGAGAATAGCGACCAACTCACTGAGGGTGTGATTCGCGATAATCGTATCGAATAAAACGATCCGACGAAATTTTCCGAACCCAGTGAAATACGCATTCCCCTTACTGGAACGGCGCGAGCCATCCATCGAGTAAATGCCTTGCAGCTTGAAGGATTGTTGTTTAGCAAAAGATTCAATCGACGATTTCAATTCCCCCTCAGGGAGCGGTGCGAACTTATTGAAGAGCGGCATTATCGTGACCGGTGCGATGAACATCATGAACAGCGTTACTACGATAATCGAAAGCCAAACATAGAGCCACGCAAAAGTACCAAAAGCTTGGAACAGCCAGAGGACAAGGGTTAGCAGGATACCACCGATCACAATGGTCACGAGAATGCTTTTGAGTAAATCGATAACAAAGACTTTCGGAGTTGTGCGGTTGAAACCAAATTTCTCTTCAATAACAAACGTGCGGTAGATCGAAAACGGGAGACCCAGCGCCGTGGAGAGAATAAACAGCATCGCAAAAAAGAGTAATCCTGTTGGGAGCTGGGTGAATCCGAAACCCCGCAAAAATTGATCGATCCAGTTAAAGCCACCCAGTAACAGGAATGCGAGGGTTAACGGAAGGAGAATCGTCGACTCGATGAGGGAAAAGCGGCTATTCGTACGGGTGTATTCTTGGCTCTTCGCATAACTTTCCGCGTCGTAAACCCCCTCCATTTCTCCGGGGAGCTTTGGTGTTAACCGCTTTAAGTTGAGGAAAGTCGAAATCGTACTGAGGGCATACTCAGCGAGTAGGATTACGACAATAATACTTAGGTAAAGTGATCCTTCACTCACAAAAAATCCTTTCGCACGGCTACTTTAGATACATAATCGGTGTGATTACTTGCTCACCGGCAATATCAGTTTGTAGAAAGTACGTACCTGTGGAAAGCGAATTGGGCTTCCATGTTATTGATGTTTGAGAAGCTGGTTCTCCAATAGTTGAAAAATGCTCGACGAGTTGACCGTTTACATTCACTATCCTCAATTGTGCCGAATGATTTCCGGGAATCTTGATTCGCAACACAGAGTTGAAAGGATTCGGATACACTGAGACACGGTATGACGCTGGGAGGATTGCACTGCGATTACCGATTGAGGTAAAACCATAGGGAACGATCTGAGTCACACTATCAATTGCACTGTTTTGATTCGGACCCGTTAATCCACCAAATACATACCAGCCACCGCCATACATCGTAGTAGCTGACCATGCCCGTAAACTCGGCATCCTGACTGAGTCAACCTGCCAAACGTCAGTTAACGGATTGTATGAGTAGATAAGGGAGTCCATTTCGGTGTTAGACGAACCACCGTCCCTCACTGCTGCGCCAACATAGATTCGCTCATTGAGTACAGCCAGCGATGCTGCTTCCAATGTCAACGTATCGTCTTCTACTACCGGTGGGCTAAGTAAGGTCCAAATGTCAGTTGTTGGATTGTACTTTTGAAATGAGTTCACATGCTGATAACCGAGGAGGTAAATCTCGCCATTCCAAGTCACCGAACCGAGATATCCATCAAATATCGGTGTGCCAATCGCAGAAGTCCGTGAACTCCAAGTCAATGAATCCAACGAAAAACGAAACACCTGCCCGTACCCGTTGAAATTGTAGATGAAACGTCCAATAAGTTGGGTCGTAGGACCCCACGATAGAGTATTTCCACTTGAGGGATAATTCGTCGTCCAACTTTGAGTACGGATTGCATAACTTCGGATTGTACCTTGTCCACCTCGCCAGCCATCTAATAAATAGATTGTATCATTCACGATGACTGAAGTTATACCCCAAGTGTTCACATCGGGGATTTGGGTGGGTAAAGAATCCCAAGTCGTGCCATCAAAGCGGAAAATCGAACGATAGCAGGTTGAACCATTCCAGTCGTTCGATCCACCGAGGTAGTAAATCGTGTCATTGCTCATAACAACAGTTCCCGCTCCACGAGGAGCTGGCATCGGTGGGATAGCGAAAAGTGACGTTACAGTGATCAGCAAGATAGCAATGAACAAGCCAGTACGGTTCATTTTACCCTCCGTTAAGTATTAACGGAATAATGGGTATTTCTTGGGATTCATGCAAGGGTTCTGGCAAAAAAATCAAAAAAGGTCGGTAGATTACTGCGGAAGTTTTCTCTTTTTGAAAAGTATCATGCTAAATGATACTCAGGACAAATGCATCATTGACGATATGTTTACGTTTCCGTGAGCGCTTCGCGTTTGCCCAAACTCTTCTGCAAATCAGATTCCATCGACACTGCGGTCGCACAAGGATGTGATTTGCGTTCCTCGCTATGACATCGCGACAGGAATGTCGCGGCCACGCCTAACGCAAAACAGCCCTCGAGACGAATCTCAAGGGCTGTCAGAAAAAGAATCCCGGCGGCTACCTACTCTCCCACACCGTTAGCGGGTGCAGTACCATCGGCGCAATAGGGCTTAACTGCTCTGTTCGGAATGGGAAGAGGTGTTTCCCCTACGCTATGGTCGCCGGAAAAATTGTAAATGAACTGATATCAAGCTCGTTACACTGGTTTTGTTACCAGTAACTGCTTGATTTCTCAAATTGCAAGGGTATGATATCGCAGGAGTCAAAATGACTGTCTAATTAAGTTGTGTAAGTTAGTTGGTTCGACCAACTTACGGGCGTCAGACATGGTTTGTCTGATTGTATTGGAGCCACTAGGAAACATTTGTAAACACTAAAAGGAAGCTTCTTTGGATCCACGTAATAAAAAGATCGAGAAAGTCTCACGCGCTATTAGTATCGCTCGGCTAAAGCATTACTGCTCTTACACCTGCGACCTATCGACGTCGTGGTCTACGACGGCGCTTTAGTCCTTACGGAAGGGTTCTCTAGTCTTGGGGCCGGCTTCGCACTTAGATGCTTTCAGCGCTTATCCGTTCCGAACATAGCTACCCGGCGGTGCCCCTGGCGGGACAACCGGTACACCAGCGGTTCGTTCACCACGGTCCTCTCGTACTAATGGCAACTCCCCTCAAAGAACCTTCGCCCACAGCGGATAGGGACCAAACTGTCTCGCGACGTTTTAAACCCAGCTCGCGTACCGCTTTAATTGGCGAACAGCCAAACCCTTGGGACCTTCTTCAGCCCCAGGATGCGACGAGCCGACATCGAGGTGCCAAACCTCCGCGTCGATGTGAACTCTTGGCGGAGATCAGCCTGTTATCCCCGGGGTACCTTTTATTCGATAAGCGATGGCCCTTCCATTCGGGACCACCGGATCACTTAGACCTGCTTTCGCACCTGCTCGACATGTTGGTCTCGCAGTCAAGCTCCCTGTTGCCTATGCACTCGATGCGCGATTACCGACCGCGCTGAGGGAACCTTTGTGCGCCTCCGTTACTCTTTTGGAGGCGACCGCCCCAGTCAAACTACCCGCCTGACAGTGTCCTCCTCCCAGCTAATGGGATCGAGTTAGACGTTCAACAAATCCAGGGTGGTATTTCAAGGTTGGCTCCACCGATACCAGAGTACCGGCTTCATCGTCTCCCACCTATCCTACGCAGAATGAGCTAAACATCACTATCAGGGTGCAGTGAAGGTCCACGGGGTCTTTCCGTCCTGCTGCGGGAAGCTGGCATCTTCACCAGCACTTCAATTTCACCGAGTCCATGGTCGAGACAGCGCCCAGATCATTACACCATTCGTGCAGGTCGGAACTTACCCGACAAGGAATTTCGCTACCTTAGGACCGTTATAGTTACGGCCGCCGTTTACCGGGGCTTCATATCAGAGCTTCGCTTTCGCTGACCCCTCTATTTAACCTTCCGGCACCGGGCAGGTGTCAGTCCCCATACGTCGTCTTACGACTTAGCGGAGACCTGTGTTTTTAGTAAACAGTTGGCTGGGCCCTTTCACTGCGGCCCATCACCGCCTTTGGACGCGAAGTCCGAAGCAGTAACAGGCGCTCCTTCTCCCGAAGTTACGGAGCTAGTTTGCTGAGTTCCTTAACCATGGTTCTCTCGAACACCTTAGGATATTCTCCCCGTCTACCTGAGTCGGTTTGCGGTACGGTGGGCGTATTTTGTCCCTACGAAGATTTTCTTGGCAGCGTACATGGGGCCCGTTTGCGGCTTACGCCTCCCATTCGTGTCTCGGCTTTATTCCGGCGGATTTGCCTACCAGAACGGCCTACGCACTTAGACCAACATCCAACAGTTGGCGGACCTTACGTTCCTGCGTCCCTCCTTAGATCAACCTCCACACACCCGTACGGGAATATTAACCCGTTTTCCATCAGCTACGCTTTTCAGCCTCGCCTTAGGGACCGACTAACCCCGAGCAGATTACCTTTACTCGGGAAACCTTAGACTTACGGCGAAGCGGTTTTTCACCGCTTTGATCGTTACTCATTCTGGCATACGCTTTTCTAAAACCTCCAGCATGGCTCGCGCCACACCTTCACAGGCGATTAGAATGCTCCTCTACCGCCAATTCAAAGAATTGACCCGTGGCTTCGGTGTATAACTTAGTCCCGACAATTTTCGGCGCAAGATCGCTTGACTAGTGAGCTATTACGCACTCTTTAAATGATGGCTGCTTCTAAGCCAACATACTAGCTGTCTGAGCAATCTCACATCCTTATTCACTGAGTATATAACTTGGGGACCTTAGCCGACGGTCTGGGTTCTTCCCCTTTTGGCCACGAAACTTAGCTCCCGTGGCCTGTCTCCCTCGGATATCTAATTGGCATTCGGATTTTGGTAGGGGTCGGTTCCGTTGTGACAGCCCTAGCCCTTCCAGTGATCTACCTCCAATAGACTAACACGAGAGGCCGTACCTAGATACGTTTCGAGGAGTACGAGCTATCTCCGAGTTTGATTGGCCTTTCACCCCTAGGCACAATTCATCCAATGACTTTTAAACATCAACTGGTTCGGTCCTCCACGCGGTTTTACCCGCGCTTCAACCTGATCATGCCTAGATCACACGGTTTCGCGTCTGCCCCCGGTAACTATGCGCCCTATTCGGACTTGC from bacterium encodes the following:
- a CDS encoding M48 family metallopeptidase, whose translation is MSEGSLYLSIIVVILLAEYALSTISTFLNLKRLTPKLPGEMEGVYDAESYAKSQEYTRTNSRFSLIESTILLPLTLAFLLLGGFNWIDQFLRGFGFTQLPTGLLFFAMLFILSTALGLPFSIYRTFVIEEKFGFNRTTPKVFVIDLLKSILVTIVIGGILLTLVLWLFQAFGTFAWLYVWLSIIVVTLFMMFIAPVTIMPLFNKFAPLPEGELKSSIESFAKQQSFKLQGIYSMDGSRRSSKGNAYFTGFGKFRRIVLFDTIIANHTLSELVAILAHEIGHYKRHHIWKRVTISFLTIGLWCWLCTFFLANEGLFAAFRMEELSVYAGLVFFAMLFSPIQTLLGILTNALARKHEFEADAFAAKTTASPESMVLALKKLSVKNLSNLTPHPLVVMLHYDHPPTLERIAALRRIVV
- a CDS encoding TlpA family protein disulfide reductase; translation: MLSKIRYPILIAFLALASFAFATDLTLDAFSKNLAEKPSMEARKAYCSEVIQTYNSPDLWRNAIEQWKQIDSSSATKWLAEMLAKEPTSAKYQYLSGRWERNLLSRAAIARRVVKAVPDADYGYRLLLSSYSSLIDGSAPAELKKEFEKWLTMDEPLLEKYPVLVTETSEESMKQLFSFYLFRGRFDDAKKLLTTARDSKQRWASVNQEAILLARQGKFYEAKKLLEEDTDKIVEAQKLSEKEREEYIVERYTGALRQVKAYDKIVDYLKSLPKYEENSMLLYMLAFYQALANLPDDAFATLEVIAQQGSMSADQVKSDEDFTSIHSDPRWEPMLKKLAEGWSRKAEDRRTAVLAEKIDRTPPTWALADSKGDTIRLADLRGNVVILDFWATWCGPCRMAMPVLDEFMKKRMPKGVKVFSINVWENDRPKATKFIKDNNYSMKLVFGSDEPAKAYGITGIPYLCVIDKEGKLRFEEKGYSDALKEKLDWWAADLLK
- a CDS encoding bifunctional DNA-formamidopyrimidine glycosylase/DNA-(apurinic or apyrimidinic site) lyase, which codes for MPELPEVESIRRKLEPHLLGKRISAVEILLPRQIATPSPRIFTKKLLDKRIVALLRIGKYLFFQLEPSGFFHVHLRMTGHLEYGLQQPDYTRFVLQFAKTRN
- a CDS encoding T9SS type A sorting domain-containing protein — protein: MNRTGLFIAILLITVTSLFAIPPMPAPRGAGTVVMSNDTIYYLGGSNDWNGSTCYRSIFRFDGTTWDSLPTQIPDVNTWGITSVIVNDTIYLLDGWRGGQGTIRSYAIRTQSWTTNYPSSGNTLSWGPTTQLIGRFIYNFNGYGQVFRFSLDSLTWSSRTSAIGTPIFDGYLGSVTWNGEIYLLGYQHVNSFQKYNPTTDIWTLLSPPVVEDDTLTLEAASLAVLNERIYVGAAVRDGGSSNTEMDSLIYSYNPLTDVWQVDSVRMPSLRAWSATTMYGGGWYVFGGLTGPNQNSAIDSVTQIVPYGFTSIGNRSAILPASYRVSVYPNPFNSVLRIKIPGNHSAQLRIVNVNGQLVEHFSTIGEPASQTSITWKPNSLSTGTYFLQTDIAGEQVITPIMYLK